TGTGACATAATGCCTTTATTGCCatgataatagaaaaaaatattgaggaaACTATTTTATAGGCTTTAAGGTCCTATACATATTTAAGGAATTAATTTTCCTGCTATGCAACCTTGGACTACTCACTTGCCTTTTCTGGGCTTTAGAGTTGTCATAAACAATGGGATGATTGCTATAATTCCTTCTGGTCATGATACATATGACCTCACTGAATTTACAGACCTGTCAAGCATTCATGCAGGCCAGGGAAATCAAACACAACAAAAATatcagatgattaaaaaaaaaaaaaaagactttgacaTGTTCttcatataaaacaataataaaaacgcAAAATTCCCAGAAGATACtgttccccattttacaggtgaggaaactgagtccagaGAGGGGATGTGGATAGGACAAACAAGAATGAGTAGCTACAGAGCAACTGCCACCCAATTGGTTAGCATGAGCAAGGCCTGTGTTATGTAAATGGCAGTTCTTAGTTTGCTGAATTCTTGCCACAACCAAGTGAGAGCTGTACCATTTTCAGAGGAGGCAACTGAGGCAGAGACACGCACGGCCCAGCTCTGGGCTGACCCACCTGAACAGGGAAAATGTCCTTACCAAGGAGGTACTGGTCCAGGCTGATGTTTTTGTGGAGCACCAGCATGGACTTGTGACTGACGTGGCACTGGACCACAGAGAGCACGTCGTCAGCCAGCAGAGGGACGAGCACTCTGCTGGTCACGTTGTACGTGTCGTCTCCGCTGGCGTGAACGTGGGTCTGCTGCTTGGGGAGCTCGCGGTTCTTCTTCAGCCAGGTCACAGTCACGTGACGTGAGGGGAAGCCAGAGGACATGTAGGTCAGCTGGATGCTTGTGCCCGGCTCTGATCGCTGGAGGGGGCCTTGCAAGGAGGAAGGGTGGATGCTCCGACCTGCAGGGAGAGAGCCCTCCCGTGAGAGGCAGGGAGGTGCCCAGATGCCGGCGGCTCCCTGAGCAGCCCCATGGCTTCCTCCCCCATAAGGTATAAAGGTTACTTCTGATGGAAGTTGGATTCTGAAGCCGACATCAGCGGCCAGGCAATGACAGCATGGTCATTGCCGACTCCCGGCAAACACCCACATCGCCAGACTCTGCTGTCCAGCTCTGACTCACCAGGTTATCACTGCAACCGTAGGAGGTGGGGATGGCTTACTAGCTCCATTTCACAGACGAAGACCCCGAGGCCCAGACCAGGCTAGGTAGtcagtcagtggcagagctgcagTTCTTAGTTGGACAGTCTGGCCCCAAGGTCTGTGTCTGCAGTCTTGGCTCAGGTCTGTCCTCCATACCCAGAAAGGGAACATCTCCCCCACACTCTAGCCCACGTCTTATAGAAAAGCAGATGGCCCAGAGACGAGGTTAGGAGCACTGGCTTTGGGGTCACCCTCAACTGGAGTTTGCATTCCCGGCCCCTTCCCTGGCTGAGCCCGAGCAACCTAGCTCTCAATGACCCAGCTTCCCCATCTGCAAACTGCAGATGATTCTTAATTCTGAGTTAATAAAGTAAAGGAACTAGAGTAGAATATAGTGATCCCATAATGATCCCTCTTTAAATGATCTACCATCATCCTATACTCACAATAACCATCTGAGAAATTGTTGTTAATTGTATTTCTGATGTTAGGGAAAGAAATGGCTCAGAGAGGGTTGGTAATGTTCCCACGGGCCTCACAGCAAACAGAACCCATGTTCTAAACCAAGGGTTATGACTTCAGGTTAAGGGCTCTTTCTGTTACATCACGGCTGCCTCTACTTTTCTATAGTTGGTCCCATAATGATCAGTGAACTTGAGTTCATTTCTTCCTGCAGCCCAGCTTTGGACTGTGTACCCCGGGGACTGCAAACAGTCATGGCCCAGTGCCCTTTGTGTGCCCCCTTGTTCGGTTCCCAAGCAGGGGTCAAGGAAAGGAATGTGCCATGAGGCAGGTGCCACAGCTGTTAAGACAGAGATGCAGAACTGATCCCAGGACAGGCAGCGCCTTGCCTGAGGGCACAGACGGTTGGTGGCAGCCCTGTGATGGGACACCCACCAACTTAGCTCCAGAGTCTGGCCACCTACACACACAAGATCCAGAGTCTGCTTCAGGGGAGTGAGGATCCCATCTCGGAGGAGATGGGAAAGCAGACAGAGCCTAGCAACAGGAGGCCCCAGGGGCCTAAGTAACACAGCCGGGCCATTCAGGAAGAAGGCAATCCCAGAAATAGAGGGTGTAAGACTGAGATTCCAGAGGAGACATGAGAACACCCCGAGGTCTGTATTCTCCAGAAGAAGGGGGGACAAATATACAAAAGAGCACATTGAATTTCTGGACAGACTTCCAGCTTTCTGACCCCAGCTCAGACCTCTGGCCCTGGGCCCTCCGCGGCGTGTCAGCCGAGCCATGCGAGCACGCCTGGGACACGGTAAGTGCCCTGCAGGTGCCAGCCCAAGGCCAAAGGAGGCCCTAGGTAAGGATGCTGAAGAAGCGGTCTGTGGGCTAGACTGGGGAGGTCTAGCTACGCAGGTCCGCTCACCCAATACAGGAGAGGCCCCGAGCGCccgaaaaggaaggaaaatgagacaACGAAGAAAGAGCTCGCAGTGAGTCAGCAAAGAAGAGAGTCAGAAAGATTAAAGACACCGTTTCAGAAGAGAAAAGAGTAATTTGAAGTTTTCCACCCCGATCCCTGTAACCCACTGGGTAAACGGTTCTCTTATTTCTGCTGgacaacaaacaaaaaggaatccGAGAAACTGAATGGCCAGTGGGATCAGTCCCCCACGATTTCTTAGAGCAGGCAGATCAGGGCCCGATCTGTGGGGGGGAGAGATGGGATGCAGCGTGGAAGCCCCTGCCAGGGAGACGTGCTGTTTCGCCAGCCGCGCCTCCACCCCATCCTTCGCAGGGAGCAGCGTGGGCGCCGGCACCCGCACGCAGACGCAGCGGCTCACACCTGCTGGAGCGAGCGGTCCTTCCCCACTTCGTGCGGCCCCGAGAGCTGTCCGTCCGCGCTGGGCTCACCCAGGCCTGGCCAATCACAatactctcttctcttcccacccaacatccctccccccgccccgcccgccagTCACTCGGTCTCGGTTCTGGCTGGACCCAGAAAAGCCGCGCGCGCTCCTGGGTCTGAAGCGCTAGCAGGCAGCTCCCCCTAGTGGACGAAAAGGAGGAGAgctggggaaaggagaggaggattaggatggggaggagggagggtagAAAGAGGAATAGGAGGAGGGGgttggaggagagaaagagagagaatactgAATAGCAGAGAGGAGAATCTTGCTCCAGCACCCACTCCGTTTCCCACCTAAGAGAGTCAAGAATTCTGGCCTCTCTTTAAAACTTACtcccagaggggtgcctgggtggctcagttcgtgaagtgtctgccttgggcccaGGGCAGGATCCcaagggcctgggattgagtcccgcattgggctccctgtcagtggggagtcggcttctccctctttctctgcctcttccctggcTCGTGTGTTCTCTCGctcttactcactctctcaaataattaaaaatctttaaaaataaaatgaaataaaatgaaattgactCCCAGAAACTTCCAGCGGAACCAGTCGTGATTAAAAGCCTTCCTGGAAGAGACTTTGGTACCCAGCCGCTCGTAATCTCTGCCATTTCCTGCAGTCAGGTGTTAAGGCAGAGAACTTTCTACCTGAGGAACACATGGAATTGGGAAAGGGAAGTCCTGCTCCTTCTTCTTGgtgagggtgtgggggagggagggaatttAGGGGTGAATGGCTCAGAGTTTTATCACCAGCCCCGGGTATCCTCCCTTCCTTCACTTTCATCCAGGGCTGCCCTGAGTCTCTGACCTACTGCTGCCTACACCCTACAGGCTAATGGTTGGTGTCTTTATGCCCTCCAAGCCAGGCTGCCCAGAAGGCCCCAGCAAGAGACCACACCCACCTTTCCCTGACCTTGACCCCTGGGCCTGCAGGGTGATGTTGGCCTGGACTGGGGGCTGCTCATCCTGGACCACCCAGCAGGCAAACTCGCTCCCCTCCAGCGTGGCCTCTGCCTGCCAGGTGTGCTCCAAAGAATAGGTCCCATCTGGGTTTCTTGTGACCTGCGGCGACTCCACCGTCTGCACCTTGTGTCTGTTCTCCATCCAGGTGAGACGCAGGTGGGAGGGGTAGAAGTGGCCCGCGTGGCAGGTGAGATTCACTCTCTGATGCACATGGATGTGTATCCCGGAGGTCTTGGTGGTGATCTTCAGGGTGGGGACAACTAGAATAACGAGAAGCATCTGTTGAAGTTACTCCTGCCTGCCCAGACTGTTCCTACTCCCAGGGTCCTGCCACGAGACCTCTCACATTCTCGTTggttatggttttttgtttgtttgtttttgttttttagaaataatgttttcttgTATCCTCAATGTAAGTCAAATAAAGTGAAATGTTAATGTTCTTTAAATATGGTAggggtatggggcgcctgggtggctcagtggattaagccactgccttcggctcgggtcatgatctcagtttcctgggatcgagccccgcatcgggctctttgctcagcggaagcctgcttctctctctctctgcctgactctccgcctacttgtgatttctctctctgtcaaataaataataaataaaaaatctttaaaaaaaaaaaaaagatttaaaaaaaaataaataaaaaaataaaattaaaataaaaaataaatatggtaagGGTCACTAGGGGTCTGGTATATTAGTCTTTgcatgtttgaaatatttcatctCATGAAATATAATGTTAGGAACGACTAAAATAGGATGCTCACACAGACGGGGATTTCATTTTATTGCTGTATCCACAGcccctagaacagtgcctggcacgcaGTAGCTATTCATTACTGGCTGAATGAATAAgacatttttctaatttaaaaataataacaatgatattAATAGAGCAAAGATGTTTGCAAAATGGAAGATTGCAGCCAGGTCATAAGATAATAGAAGATTATAAGGATGATAAGTGGAAGGTTGGGACCAAACATTTGTAAACAACTTACTGGGGGCCAGGTACTGTTCTGGGTGCTTAAAACATTCAATACTCACCTGAAACCTACAAGgtggttttatttctatttgcatTGTAAGAGGGgatctgaggcacagagaggttaagtaactcacccaaggtcacccaTGTAGAGTGATGTGGCCAGGATTCAGTCCCCATGTTCAGCCTATAAAACCTATGCCTTTCCTGGCCACACTGTGTGGTCAGTTATGGCAATGAGGAATTCTGGGCTCCCTGTTGTGAGCTGGGGTTCTGGGCAGAAGACTCTAGAAGCCAGTGTTGTTGGGAAAATAacatccccccaacacacacacacatatacacacacctacTGCCCACCCACCTTGGAGTACTTGGGACAGGTTCATGGTCTTCCGCAGGGGCTCCTCAAGCTCTCTGTGGGTGACCTCACAGGTGATCCCCAGTAAGATATCTTGGCGAGCCAGTGTCACCCACACCTTGCTGGTGACGGAATAGTTGCCTTTGTCGTTAGTCACTATGTGCTGAGCTGAGGCTGGGTGCTCGTCTCTGCCCTTCATCCAGGTGACATTGAAGTCCCAGGAGCTGAAGGGGCCAGCAGTACAGTTGAAAGGCACCGGATTTCCAGGGGTTGTCCTCTGAGATGGGCCCGTCAGAGAAATGAAGGGCTTTCCAGCTGTGAAAGAGAGCTTGTGACCCCACAGGACAGGACACGTCGCACACTCAACAGCCTGTAAGGGCTGCCTGTGGCACATCAGGTCTTGTGGGCTGACTATGCTCTGTGTCTGGTTCCAAGTTTGGGAACGTAAAACAGATGATAAGTAAACAAGCAAATTTATCATTAAAACTGGGGCTCAACTTCAGGGACACCAGAAGTGcagaggtaaagaaaaaaaaatgtcagaaggCTTAGTCTAGAAGAGAATGGAGAAGGTTTCCTGGAGGAGATGACATTTTGAGCTGAAcctgagggacagagaggagCCAGCCATGAGAAGGGGCAagggaagaacattctagaaagtgGGATAAGCAGGTGAGGATACATTGGGAGTAAGGGCTTGGTGGGCTTGAGAGGCTGAGAAACTTATAGGACTCCAGCCTCATGGACAAAGAGGTCCATTGGGAAGAGCCTGTGGCACAGGGTGATGACCCTGACTCTGTTCTGAGCGTGATGGGAGGCCACTGGAGACTGTGAACACAAGGGCAGGTGACCTCGTGGACGTGGTTTAGAAGGAAATTGGTTCCCGtgtgggggatgggaaggaggGTGACGGGACAGGAGCTGGGACACCAGCAAGGAGGCGGTGTAGGCTTGCCTGGCCCAGGAGAGAGAGACCCATGTGGCAGATATGCCTTGCAGCACTTGGTGACAGGCTGAAGAGATGTGGGGGATACAGTGGGTCATAAGGAAATGTCTCCCAGGCTTTTCTCTTGGACATCTATGCGGATGGTCCTGTTTGGAGGGAGAAGTGTGGTAAAGACTCAAGATTACCCTCTTGAACATCAGTGTGAAGTCAAGAGCTACTGTAGATAGGGATGTTTGGGCCTCCTAATCAGATCTTCTGATTGGGAGTCCATCTACCCTCTGCTTGCTCACCTCTGGGGATGGGGAGTTCTCTCCCCCTGAGGCAATTTTGCCCACCCTCTTCTAGCCTAGCCTCTGTGTCCTAGAGTCTTCCCAAGACAACTGCAGGGCTAGATGCCCCTCCCTTCAAATTATTCTGAACacccccgggcgcctgggtggctcagtgggttaagcctctgccttcagctcaggtcatggtcccagggtcctgggatcgagtcccgtatcgggctctctgcttggaagggagcctgcttcctcctctctctctgcctgcctctcggctgcttgtgatctctgtctgtcaaataaatgaataaaatctttaaaaaaaaaaaatgtttaaaaaaaaattattctgaacacccaagaaactGATTAGAAGTTTTAGAGAACGAAGCTGCATGTCTACAAAGCAGAGAAGTGACCCGTGGAAGATGGAATTCACCGCAcaagagatggagacagagaagtTTAGTGACTTGTACAAGGTCACCCAGCCTGTCGGGGGCTCAGGAAGGATGTGAAGCGGGTCTGTCCACCTGAGAGTCCTGTACTTTTCCCACGTTGCCCAAGGTGCCAACATTCGaggtcctctccctctgtctctctggccCTCACACCCTCTCGGACCTAGAGCAGCCAGCCACTCAGACCAGAGCTGACATCAGGGAGACTGGGTGGGAGGTgggccccttcccaccccctgtCCTTCCCCAGTCTCTCACCCTCGAGTCCTCCTGGCCCCCATCACCTCCGTTTCCACACAAGGTCTGCAGTGAGAAAGGGACACAAACTAGCACCCTGGCAGGTGGGCAGAGGGCTCAGCGAGGTACTCGGGGACCCAGACCTCTGCAACACAAGGAAGCTGGGTTTAGTAACCCCCAAGGGCCTCTGTACTCGCTCTGGGCAGCACCCAGGACTTACCTGTGAGTCCCAGCAGAAGGgtgaggagggagcccagggtCTGGCCACGTGTAGCAGCCATGGTGAGGAGGCTCAGTGTCCCTGATCCACACTCGGTACCCACCCTGGAGGAGGCTCCGCTGGAACCCAGGAGCCACGGCTGGGTTTCCCAGGAGCCCATGCGCTTCCTGGACACATGCCCACTTGGGGCCTGGAGCAGTGGTTTGAGCCACAGGGAGAGAAGTGGTCCATGTGGCCCAGGCTTCTTTCCAAACCCCAAACCCTCAGGCCTGGGGTCTGTGGCTGGGGAGGTGTCTGCTGCCTGTAGCCTGGATGCTGACTATCCCTTAGGCCCCAGAACAGGGGAGTCGGAAATGGCTGGGCTCCACCTGAGCTTGGAGCCACAGAGCTCCTGCGATGGGCTGTCTCCTCCGTGCTGAACAAATGTGAGAGACAGCCTGCTCTGGCCCAGGCCATGGTGGCTCCAGGGCCTGCAGAGCAGGCTAAATGCCACCCAAGAAGGGCTAGTGAAGCAAGCTGGGACATACATGAGCAGATAAAACCAAGACAAAACCAAGGATTGCTGTCTTTGGTTCATTGCTGTGACCCGCACCTCACACTGTGCCgagcacatagtaggtcctcaataaTAATGAGTGGGACCAGGTAGGTGTTCAGGGCTAAGAAAAAGCAACCAAGTCTGTCTGGGCCCCCagccatccctcctcccccatgtTCTCTGTTCACCCACCCAGCTGAGGACCAACCTGTTAGCCTGAGGGGGACTGCTTTGGAATCTCTTCTCTTGTCACCTCAGCCAAGCAGGCCCCCACAAATACCTCTTAGGGATAGGGGTGCCTGTGGGAAGAAGTCAGCTCTTGCCCTCCAGGCTTCTCATGAGGCAGACAGTGGACTTGCCGTACTagcaagagaaaaaggaactgaAGAGAGAGAAGGTGGTGGAGGTGTGGTCTGGACTTCCCCCGCATGGTATGGCTGGGCGTCAGGTCCTCAGAGAGCCCCTAGGAAGGAGGATGGGTAAGCTTAGAGCAACCTGTCAGCAGCCCCCTCAAGAAGGCTCCAGAAGCGAGAGGTTGCGGCACGGATTCTGGGGGCAGAGCCACAGAGCTGAATCAGATCGTGTGCAGGAGAGTTATGCCCTGGGCACCCCTGCACTACACACATGCATGCCCCTAGGCATGCCCCCAGGCACGCCCACACACAGGTGCGCACCTACAGGGCCCTTGGAAGGACTCACCTGGGACCCGACTCAGGGACAGGAGGAGAAACCACTCCCAGATGCCGATCCCACAGCAgagacacggggggggggggggggggggggcggggcgagggGCAGCGCTGGCCAAGGTGAGGGGAGGAGCAATGTTGGCCTGACGTTGGATGTGATGGTGGCATCTGGAAACAGCTCTGGTGGGTCTGGGCTTTATACAGGGCCTGACACAGAAGAGCTTTTTCATAAAAGTTTGATAAAGTGATTCATCCGTGGTCATCCATTTGTTTAACTATTCTAGAGCATCTTCCGGGAAGTTTCCAGAAGCATGGGCTCTGCctaagagacagagaggcaggcagaaggaatgtGACAGAGACAGGCTGGAAGCTGGGTTCAGAGACAAATAAAACCAGTGCAGGCCAGGCCCCCCTGCCCTGCCAGACTCGAAGTCATTGCACCAGTCACAGGACCTTGGTCAAAACCCAAGCCTCGATTTCCTAATAGGTAGCAAGATGCTAGTGATATCAACCTGGGACTGAGTTATGTGCATGGAATGTCTAAAGTCCCAAGcacaaaataaaagctaaataaatgtGAGTTTCCATCCCGAGAAACGTGAGCCCATCTCTGTACCTCTCAGATTTCTTCCACCTGTTATCTCCTTGCACTCACCTTTCTGCTCTTTGCTCGACTCTCTCCACAGAAATACCGGGGGAGCCACAGGGAGCTTCAGATGTCCAGTATCCATGCgggaaaagtaaagagaaagatgaAGTTAATTTTAACTAACATATTTTAACCCAACATCTGAAATCatatcatttcaataaataaatgctatgaaAAGACTGATGTTTTACAtcattctttctttgttctttgaaagtTTCAATGAAGTGTAGTCCTACCAAAACAATAAAgcagtatttaataaaatatacatatttttacacTGCTTCAGTTTttgaatttaagttttaattaattaaatttaaatgcaattaaaaactCTGTTCCTCCACCAatattttttcacagaaatagagcaAATATGAAAATTtgcatgaaaccacaaaagaccccagaaAGCTGAGgcaatcttaaaaaggaagaacaaagctggaggcatcacaatcccagatttcaaaatatactatgaAGTTcttgtaatcaaaacagtatggtactggcacagaagcAGACACGTCGATCagtaaaacagaatagagagtccagaaataaacccatgcttttatagtcaattaatctacaacaaaggaggcaagaacatacaCTGGGGAAAAGTCAGTCTTTCCAATAAATGATGCCGGGAAAACTGAACAGTGCTAAAGAATGAAACAGAACTCCTTTCTCATGccatacaccaaaaaaaaaaaaaaaaactcaaaatggattaaagacctaaatgtgagacctgaaatcacaAAACTCCTTAAAGAAAAGATGGGCAGTAATGTCTCGGACATCCTCCTTAGTAACATTTTACTAGACACgtctcctgaggtaagggaaacggaggaaaaaataaactcttggtgTTACATCAAAGTAAAAGGCTTTTACACAGAGAAGAACCActaacaaaatgacaaggcaacctcctgaatgggagaaggtatttgcaagtgatatatccaataaggggttaatatgcaaaatacatgaattacttctacaactcaacaccaaaacactCCCCAACAATGTGATTTAAAaacaggcagaggacctgaataagcatttttccaaagaagacatgcagatggccaacagactcactgaaaagatgctcaacatcactcatcatcagggagatgccaatcaaaaccacaatgagatatcacctgtcagaatggctcaaataaaaaaaataagaaacagtaagtgttggtgagggtggggaggaaaaggaacccttgtgctctgttggtgggaatgcaaactggtgcagcccctgtggaaaacagtatggagcctccctagaaagtgaaaaatagaactacttcaAGATCCAGTCATTCCattcctgggcatttacccaaagaaaataaaaacactaatttgaaaagatatatgcacccctttattattgcattatttacaatagccaagatatggaaataacctaagtatccatccacaaatgaataaagaagatgtaatatatgtacacagaggaatattactcagccataaaagagaacaAGATCCAGCCATTTGTGagaatatggatggaactggagagtataACACTAAGGAAAGGAttctgaaagagaaagacaaataccatatgatctcacttacatgtggaatttaagaaaaaagacaaatgaacaaactgagaagaagaaacaaatgaacaaaaccccTTACTCttgaatacagaaaataaactggtggttactggagtggaggtgggtggggggatgagtgAGACAGGAGATGGGGGTTAAGAGTACCTTCATCATCatgagccctgagtaatgtatagaatcgCTGAATCACTAGATCATATACCCAACtactataatactgtatgtttacttttattttaaaatatatgtgtgtttatatattatgtttgtattaatgtattaatataattaatattgcATTATATTACATGATaacataattaatataatataattaatactaATATAATGCAtagtgaacatatatatatatatttttttaattcacttccTTTATGgtactggccacatttcaagcaTTTAGTAGCCACCTGTAGCTAGTGGTCTCCATTTTAAATAGTACTGTCTTGGGTTGAACATTCCTTCTTCAGGAAAGCCATTCCTaccctaacacacacacatacacacacacacacacacacacacacacacacacacacacacacacacctgccctgTAGATTTGGTACCTCTCTCGCATAGCGTTTATCAAAgctgtaatttttttcaagattttatttatttatttatttattcattcattcattcattcatttattttacagacagagatcacaagtaggcagagaagcaggcagagagagaggaggaagcaggctccccgctgagcagagaccctgatgcagggctcaatcccaggactctgggatcatgacctgagccaaagacaaagacttgaacccactgagccaaccaggcaccactgtaatttactttttaatttgcaATTAGTTGCATAATTTCCTTCCTTAGACTGTAAGCTCTATAAGGGCGAGTGCCATGTTTTAGTTCCCCACTATGAATAAGTGCCAGGGGgaatagtaagtgctcaatgaacatttgttggttggatggatggaggtttagataaacaaacaaacaagagagaATGTGTGCTCTGGGGgtaaggggaaggaggaggtgcTACCAATGAGAAAGcaaggaggcttcctggaggaagtgacttTGTCTTCAAGGGCCCTTTTTGGCCCTTAATCTTCAATCATACCATCTGCAAGAAAGGAAAGGACTGGCCACATCAGGCTGGGGCTGTAGGGGGTGCATAGTCATGGGCAGTCTGCCTTGTGAAGCTGGAAGGCTTAAGAAATGGGTGATTGGAATGGTCTCAGGGGTGGT
This genomic interval from Mustela lutreola isolate mMusLut2 chromosome 9, mMusLut2.pri, whole genome shotgun sequence contains the following:
- the LOC131808343 gene encoding signal-regulatory protein beta-1-like; this translates as MAATRGQTLGSLLTLLLGLTAGKPFISLTGPSQRTTPGNPVPFNCTAGPFSSWDFNVTWMKGRDEHPASAQHIVTNDKGNYSVTSKVWVTLARQDILLGITCEVTHRELEEPLRKTMNLSQVLQVVPTLKITTKTSGIHIHVHQRVNLTCHAGHFYPSHLRLTWMENRHKVQTVESPQVTRNPDGTYSLEHTWQAEATLEGSEFACWVVQDEQPPVQANITLQAQGSRSGKGRSIHPSSLQGPLQRSEPGTSIQLTYMSSGFPSRHVTVTWLKKNRELPKQQTHVHASGDDTYNVTSRVLVPLLADDVLSVVQCHVSHKSMLVLHKNISLDQYLLVPPTVTASQASFSVDLVAITCHVQRFYPQSVHLTWTENCHTFEGAEQLTSKQNSDGTYTLESSHLVNVSGQESERVLTCKVQHEAQPPIQANLILSRAAHGTYKPMESLGPQMPVLIFVAFLLGFKVLLVMSFIVTYICRRRNL